One region of Erythrolamprus reginae isolate rEryReg1 chromosome 8, rEryReg1.hap1, whole genome shotgun sequence genomic DNA includes:
- the MIB2 gene encoding LOW QUALITY PROTEIN: E3 ubiquitin-protein ligase MIB2 (The sequence of the model RefSeq protein was modified relative to this genomic sequence to represent the inferred CDS: deleted 1 base in 1 codon): protein MDLDTSASMQIGMRVVRGADWRWGNQDGGEGNVGTVVEIGRQGSPATPDKTVVVQWDHGTRTNYRTGFQGAYDLLLYDNAQIGVRHPNIICDCCKKHGIRGMRWKCKVCFDYDLCLHCYMSNKHDLSHAFERYETAHSQPVSVSPRQNLPRIALKGIFQDAKVVRGPDWEWGNQDGGDGKIGRVVDIRGWDVETGRSVASVTWVDSTTNVYRVGHKGKVDLKCITDASGGFYYKEHLPKLGKPAELQKKESTEGHPFQHGDKVKCLLDIDILREMQEGHGGWNPKMAEFIGQTGTVHRITDRGDVRVQFNNDTRWTFHPGALTKLNTFWVDDVVRVIDDMETVKQLQAGHGEWTEEMTAILGHIGKVIKIFGDGDLRVSFSGQSWTFNPACLTAYQREEDTNLMTTQDTRESKSSLVSVVGRLLSQKSEADSPGRLVVEAVHGNISKVRDLIQKYPDKVDVQNQGRTALQVASYVGQVEVVKLLVQAHANLDLWDEEGDTALHYAAFGNQADVARLLISKGANPNILNVARCTPLYVSVNYGFTEVVKAMCENNCDVNLPGSSGDTPLHYAITADFKCIIQALTGVPGIDFTVQNQQGFNLLHHAALKGNKLAIKKILARARQLVDAKKDDGFTALHLASLNNHKEVAEILIKEGRCDVNLKNNRNQTPLHLAVTQGHVEMVQLLVREGADVNSEDEDGDTAMHIILEREHLVSVLVEEQSDQEDSLFSKLQASGFLGNTKLNVGTALACFLAQQGADVSYANHRGKSPLDLVSDGSIAHLIQTFSQKYREQHDSSEGSTMSSSLRRVHTTPNTMTNLSVPKVAAPTECLVCSELTQLVHFFPCQHSIVCEECSRRMKKCIKCQVTINKKLKQDNSEVDGGSGPEVTNQQKLMEDLQSRYRLMEERITCPICIDSQIRVIYQCGHGSCQECGVSLNVCPICRQAIRERIPIFV, encoded by the exons ATGGACTTGGACACTTCCGCGAGCATGCAGATTGGCATGCGAGTGGTCCGTGGGGCTGACTGGAGGTGGGGAAACCAGGACGGCGGCGAGGGCAACGTGGGGACCGTGGTGGAGATCGGCCGGCAGGGCAGCCCAGCCACCCCTGACAAAACCGTGGTGGTCCAGTGGGATCACGGGACCCGCACCAATTACCGGACTGGCTTCCAGGGCGCATATGATCTTCTGCTCTACGATAATGCACAAATAG GGGTCCGCCACCCGAACATCATCTGCGATTGTTGCAAGAAGCACGGCATTCGTGGAATGCGATGGAAGTGCAAAGTCTGCTTCGATTACGACCTGTGCCTGCATTGCTACATGAGCAACAAGCATGACCTGTCCCATGCCTTTGAGCGCTATGAAACCGCCCACTCGCAACC AGTCTCCGTAAGCCCACGACAGAATTTGCCGCGCATTGCTTTAAAGGGGATATTTCAAGATGCGAAAGTCGTCCGGGGGCCTGACTGGGAATGGGGAAATCAGGATG GTGGCGATGGAAAAATTGGGCGCGTGGTTGACATCCGTGGCTGGGATGTGGAGACGGGGCGGAGCGTGGCCAGCGTCACCTGGGTTGATAGCACCACAAACGTCTACCGAGTTGGTCACAAAGGGAAAGTGGACCTAAAATGTATCACAGACGCATCTGGAGGGTTTTATTACAAGGAGCATCTTCCTAAATTAG GCAAGCCGGCTGAGTTGCAGAAAAAGGAGAGCACGGAAGGGCACCCTTTCCAACACGGGGACAAGGTGAAATGCCTCCTAGACATCGACATCTTGAGGGAGATGCAGGAGGGCCACGGCGGCTGGAACCCCAAGATGGCTGAG TTCATTGGCCAAACGGGAACCGTGCATAGGATCACAGATCGAGGCGACGTGAGAGTCCAGTTCAACAACGATACTCGCTGGACGTTTCATCCTGGAGCTCTAACGAAG CTGAACACTTTCTGGGTGGACGATGTGGTGAGGGTGATCGATGACATGGAGACCGTGAAACAGCTGCAGGCCGGTCATGGAGAATGGACAGAGGAGATGACAGCG ATCCTGGGCCATATCGGCAAGGTGATCAAAATCTTTGGGGACGGAGATTTGCGCGTCTCTTTCTCTGGCCAGTCCTGGACCTTTAACCCAGCCTGCCTGACAGCCTACCAGAGAGAGGAGGACACAAACCTGATGACCACTCAGGATACCAGGGAGTCGAAAA GTTCCTTGGTGTCTGTGGTGGGACGGTTACTCTCCCAAAAAAGCGAGGCCGACAGCCCAGGCCGCCTGGTGGTTGAGGCTGTTCACGGGAACATCAGCAAAGTTCGGGACTTGATTCAGAAATACCCTGACAAG GTGGACGTGCAGAACCAGGGCAGGACGGCCTTGCAGGTGGCTTCCTACGTGGGGCAGGTGGAGGTGGTGAAGCTCTTGGTGCAAGCCCACGCCAACCTCGACCTTTGGGACGAGGAAGGAGACACGGCCCTCCATTACGCAGCCTTTGG GAATCAAGCGGACGTCGCCAGGCTCCTTATCAGCAAAGGGGCCAACCCGAATATTTTGAACGTCGCCAGGTGCACGCCCTTGTACGTTTCTGTCAACTACGGCTTCACAGAGGTGGTGAAAGCCATGTGCGAAAACAACTGCGACGTAAATTTGCCG GGTTCTTCAGGTGACACCCCCCTTCATTATGCCATCACCGCCGACTTCAAATGCATCATCCAAGCCCTCACCGGGGTTCCCGGCATCGATTTTACCGTCCAGAATCAACAAGGCTTCAACCTGTTGCACCAcgcagccctgaaaggaaacaAGCT AGCTATCAAGAAGATCTTGGCCCGCGCTCGC CAGTTGGTGGATGCCAAAAAGGACGACGGCTTCACGGCTCTGCATCTCGCCTCCCTCAACAATCACAAGGAGGTGGCGGAGATTTTAATCAAAGAG GGCCGCTGTGACGTGAACCTCAAGAACAACCGCAACCAGACGCCCCTGCATTTAGCCGTCACCCAGGGCCACGTGGAGATGGTGCAGCTGCTGGTCCGAGAAGGCGCTGATGTCAATTCCGAAGACGAGGACGGCGACACCGCCATGCACATCATTTTAGAGAGGGAACACCTGGTGTCCGTCCTGGTTGAGGAACAGTCGGACCAGGAAGACAGCCTCTTCTCCAAG CTCCAAGCTTCCGGTTTCCTCGGGAACACCAAACTGAATGTGGGAACGGCCCTGGCTTGTTTCCTGGCCCAGCAAGGGGCCGACGTCAGCTATGCCAATCACCGGGGCAAGTCTCCGCTCGACCTGGTCTCAGACGGCAGCATTGCACACCTGATCCAGACCTTCTCCCAGAAATACAG GGAGCAGCATGACTCCTCTGAGGGCTCCACCATGAGCAGCAGCCTGAGGCGAGTCCACACCACCCCCAACACCATGACCAACCTCAGCGTGCCAAAAGTGGCAGCCCCTACGGAGTGCTTGGTTTGCTCGGAACTGACCCAGCTCGTCCACTTCTTCCCCTGCCAACACAGCATCGTGTGCGAAG AATGTTCTAGAAGAATGAAGAAATGCATCAAATGCCAAGTCACCATTAATAAAAAGTTGAAACAAG ACAACTCTGAAGTGGACGGAGGGTCGGGCCCCGAGGTCACCAACCAACAGAAGCTCATGGAGGATTTGCAGAGCCGCTATCGTCTGATGGAGGAGCGGATCACCTGCCCCATCTGCATCGACAGCCAGATCCGCGTGATCTACCAGTGCGGACATGGCTCCTGCCAAGAGTGCGGCGTCTCCCTCAACGTTTGCCCCATCTGCCGACAAGCCATCCGCGAGAGGATCCCCATCTTCGTTTGA